The DNA region TTGTAAAGCCGGATTAAAAACCAGCGATGCCTGCGGCAGGCATCGCCTACGCTAAAACACATAATATATCAACCCAAAGTTATTTTATTAACATTAAAGGTACTGATAAAACATGGCAATTAAGCCTGAGAGATGCTTCAGGCGCTTTTAATCCATATCACTATGTAAGTCTATACCATTGCTAAATAATATTGACTATAGATAATCATAGTTTATTTACCATAAAAGGTTAAGTTTTGTAAAATATATGCTGCTAATAAACGGTTGTCCGAGGTAATGTTAGTTGACTACAAAATCAACGCAGTGATTTTTTACTATCAACTATGAAGACTGTAAGTAAGGTAATTGCTTGTAGTACAGCTTTAACATTAGGTATTACACCTAACTGCCTTGCTAGTACTTTCACTCCGGTTAATTGGACAATATCTGGATCAGGAACAACTAATACCCAGCAAGTCAATCTAGATGAATATAATTTAAGTTATAATCTACCTGGGACAGAGGGTTTTGATACAAAGACTTGGACAATTTCGACAGTAGCAAATGCTGATGGTGATTATGCTTTTGACTGGAACTATACAGGTTTCCATTCTTACTTCAATGTAACAGCCTTCCTGAATACTTTTAATCCAAACACAACTTTATACAGTGCTGGGCCGAGTAACTGCTGTAGTTCCCCATCTGCTGGATTTAATGAATCTGGTAGCTTTACTTTTAGCAATATTTCTGCTGGTCAGACATTTGGCTTTACATTAGGTGGTAGTCATTTTGATTCTGCACTTAGACTTGAAGGAAATTTAAATTTAAAACAAATTGCCGCTCCAGTTTCTGTCCCCGAAAATAATTCTATCGTTCCTCTAATTACTCTGGGATTATTTGGAGCTTATAGCACTTTAAGAAAAAGAGAGCTACAAACTAAATTAACTAGAGTTTAGAAATTACAAGCAAAAACCCACACTGTGCCTAATCAAGGTATCAGTATGGGTAATTCATTCCTGTAACAGGAATGCAGTTAGCGGAACATACTACTAACTGAAGTATCTTCATGAATCCGCCAGATAGTTTCTCCTAAGAGATTAGCTACTGACAGCACCACTAGCTGGGGAAAGCGATTGTTTTCTGGTATGGGAATTGTATTTGTAACAATCACTTCTTCAAACAAACCACTAGACAACCGCTCCATCGCTGGTGGAGAGAACACTGCATGAGTTGCACAGGCGTATACTTGACGCGCTCCTTCTTCACGCAGTAATCGCGCTCCTTCAGCGATCGTGCCTCCAGTGTCGATCATGTCATCCACTAAAACTGCCGTTTTGCCTTTAACATCGCCGATGATATTTAACACTTCGGCAACATTATGTGCATGACGACGTTTGTCAATAATTGCAAGTGGGGCATCATTCAGTTTTTTTGCAAATGCTCTGGCTCGCGCGACACCGCCAACATCAGGGGAAACAACCACAAGGTCGGGCAGTTCTTTGCTTGCTAGATAATCCAGCAAGACTGGCGAACCATAAACATGGTCAAAAGGGATATCGAAATAGCCTTGAATTTGAGCCGAGTGTAAATCCATTGCTAGAACGCGGTTAGCACCTGCTTCGGTGATCAGGTTAGCAACTAGCTTGGCGGTTATTGACTCTCTTCCTGCCGTTTTGCGATCGGCACGGGCATAGCCATAGTAGGGAATTACTGCCGTCACCTGTCGCGCAGAAGCTCGACGACAGGCATCAACCATAATCAATAATTCCATAAAATGATCGTTCACGGGTTGACAACATGGCTGGATTAAATAGACATCACAACCCCGAATCGATTCTTGGATTTGAACGTAAAGTTCTCCATCCGCAAATCTTTTGCGAATCATTGGCCCCAAGTCCATGCCCACATAACGAGCAACTTCTTGAGACAGTTGGATATTGGCAGAGCCAGAAAACAGCCGCAGGCGATGATTATCACTCAGTCCTGTTGCAGATGGTTGCACTTTGAAAGTTGCAGAACTGAGCACAGCAGATCCTCTATGTGCATTCATAGCAATATTATCATTAAAGATTTAATAGGTTTAACCGAGAAATCGCCTAAAAAAACATTTGTGAGTTTTATTGAATCTTCCATACAAAATTTAAACATTTTTCCATAAAATTATCATTCGCTAACTGTCTAATTTTTTTGGCAAGCAAACTATTGATAGCTTAACGGACATTTAGTCCATCCACTAGGTCTATAGTTCAAATTTTTGGGTTGAGGTAAACATTGGTGTGGTAAGTTCTTCTAACTACCTCATTTATAGCTAACACTAAAGCATTTACAACTTCAGTGATATTGAAGCTTGTTCTCATACAGTATAGCACCTGCAACTAAGTACCGTCATAGTAGCTTATAATTCATGTTTTACGTATTGACAAAAATGGTACTTACATGAATTAGAGCACGATCGCAGTAGATACAAGGTATTCACACATAATGAAATTTTTAGATAAAGATTGAATAAATTTTAAATAAAGATTTAATAAAAACATTCTTTATGATACCAAAACATTACTCAACAAGAGTAATATCATCTAGGTAAAGATTTGTAAGTATTTTTACTAAAATAAGTTTTAATTAAATGCAGCTAAATGCAGAAAAATTGTTCAATCTAAATTCTCCTGAGACATAAAAGTGGGAAATACTTATGGACTCTCGACGTAATTCAGTAGCAGAAAAATCTTTAACTAGTTCTAAAAAGTCGGCGCACTATCTAGCTGCTATGCGACCGCGACAATGGACAAAAAACCTGGTGGTGTTTGCGGCACCCTTGTTTGCATTTAGCATCAATCTGCAATCTATACTAGGTAGCCTATTGGCATTTGTATTATTTTGTTGTGCATCAAGTGGCTTCTACTTAATCAATGATATAGCAGATGTTGAATCTGACCGTCAGCACCCTGTAAAATGTAAGCGGCCAATTGCTGCTGGATTGGTTAGCACCCGTGTTGCTAGTGGTATGGCATTGGTGCTGTTGGGTAGTGCTCTGATTTTTGGGTGGTTGCGATCGCCCCAGTTGGGTGCAGCTATAACTGCATACGCAGTGTTGCAGATCGCCTATAATCTACGACTCAAACGGATGGTGATTTTGGATGTTGGAGCGATCGCTACCGGATTTGTCCTACGAGCATACGCTGGTGCTGCTGCTACTGGTATTGTTTTATCTAGTTGGTTTTTAATTTGCACTGCAATGCTGGCGCTATTCTTAGGTATTGAAAAGCGCAAAGCAGAACTACGGTTAGCACAAATTAAAGGCAACAAGCCTCGTTCTGTTCTCAAATACTATTCCTTGCCCCTACTGGCTCGCATGGAAAATGTCGTCACTACTTGTACGGTTATCACCTATACTCTTTGGAGCGCAGGCCCTTACTTGCATGGGGCACGCACCTCTTGGATGCTGCTCACTTTGCCGTTTGTTTTGTATGGAATTTTTCGCTATCAACTGCTGAGTGATCCTCAGGAAATTACCAGTTACAGCGACGACACTATTGAGCATGGTGGACGCAGTGAAAGACCGGAAGAAGTTTTATTAAAAGATTTACCCATCCTATTAACTGTTATTGGTTGGGTGATCACTTGCTTTGTGATTCTCTTGCTCAAACATCAAGGGCTGATCGAATAAATCTAGTAAATAGGTTAATACAAGAGTTTTCAGCAAGGGAATTTTTGGATGAAAAATTTCAAAGCTTTTTTAATGAAATGGCGGAAATTGGCTTTTAAAGAGAAACGCCATAACCTTCCACGACATGTCCATACGCTAGCTCAGATAGAAATTGACAACCTCAAGAATTGTGGCATTAAAGGAATTATTCTCGATTTAGATAACACAATTATTTCAGAAGATGATCGCTACTTATCTCCTTATGCAGAAGATTGGATTACGCAAGCAAAGTTCGCCGGATTACAATTTTTTATCCTTTCAAATGGTAAACGTCGCTATCGCGTCAAATATTGGTCTCATCGTCTTAATATTCCAGCACTTAGTCCAGCGAAAAAACCCTTTCGCCCTGCATTTCGACATGCAATAACTTATATGCGATTACCAGCAAAACATGTACTCGTCATTGGTGATAGTTTACATACTGATTTTGTGGGATCACTACTTTGTGGATGTCGCTTCATGCAAGTTGCTAGTCTACCGCACCCACCCCGATGGTGGGAAAAACTTGCTGGGAAATGGGTACAGATACCTTATCCATCTGGAGGAGAACTTTGGGATTTTGACGGGATTACTGGCTATGAAAGCTTCTTATAAATTGCTCTTTTTCTCAAAAAATTTTACCTTATAAACTGACTAAATTTTCCCCATGAATAATCAGATAGTTTTTAGTTTACTGATTCTAATCACAGTAGGATTAAATACACTGGCTCAAAATCTATTGAAACTAGGAGCAGGACAAAATCCTTTAAATATCTATTTACTAGGAGGAATTTGTACTTATGGGCTAAGTACGATTTTTTACGTGGTAGTTTTAGGAAAGCTGAATTTATCTGTTGCTTATCCAGTAGTAATAGGATTAACAATTATATTTACAATGCTCACTGGTGCTGTAATTTTGCGAGAAAAAATCTTATTTTTGCAATGGTTAGGAGCGGGTTTGATGTTGAGCGGTATCGGGGCAATTGCTTTAGGTAAGCAGTGATTAATAATGCAAGGCAGAAGTCAGTTTTAAAATTTTTATTTAAATAAATTGTGCAGCAGTGATTGCTATAGCTTCATGAGGAGGAAATAAAATTATGATTAAAATCTTAAATCAGAAATGGTCGAGATACTATCTGTTTGTTTTAATAGTGATTATCTTGAGTGTTTTCCTGCGCTTTTTTCTGTTGTCAAAACAAAGCCTTTGGTTTGACGAGGGTTTGACTTTAAGTCTTTCTGATGGCTCGACACTTCAAGAGACCATTACAAAGGTAAGAACCGTAAAAAATAGTGATAGATTTCAACCACTATACTTTATAGTTCTATTTTTTTGGCGTCAGATGTTTGGTGAAAGTGAATTTGCCCTTCGTTCACTCTCTGCTATTTTAGGAATTGGCTCAACTATCGCTATCTACTTTACTGCTTTGCGGATATATGGAAAAAAGCACGCTTTATGGTCTCTAGTAATCATAACATTTAGTTCTTTCTGTGTTTACTACAGCCAAGAAGCAAGAATTTATGCCTTAGCAATCTTTTTAGCTTCACTTCAACTATATTTCCTCAGCACGGTATTAACTGAAAATAAGGATAATCCAAGTCAAAGTATTTCAATATGGCTATTCAGTATCTTTACTGCTATAGGAATTTTTAGTAATATTAACTTTTTATTTTCTACTATAGCTCTATGTCTCTCTCATATTGCCATCTATAGAAATTTCAGGCAATGGCTGCAATGGTGGGTTCCTGCTGCGTTTTTATCTTTACCGCCAGTTTTATATTATCTGACTTTACCTGGAGCAACTGATCCAGAAAGCATTGAAGTTTCTCGCTTAGGATTCCCTATCATTCAAAATATTGTTTTTGTGTTATATGGAATTTTAGTGGGGACAACGTATGGGCCTTCAACGGAGCAATTGCGTGGCGATAATAAAGTACAGATTGTGCTTCATTACTGGCCTCATATAGTTTTATTAGTGATTGTCGGTATTGCAATTTTTCTGGCTTTAATAAAAGTTTTATTGAGACACAAAAAAAATAACAGAGATCAGCATCCTGATTATTTCTTTGCTTCTGTGATTGTTATGGCATTTTTGCTAGGATTGCTCTTAGCTATAGTTACCAAATTTAATTGGGTTCCGCGCCACTCTTATTTTCTTTGGTTCCCACTTGCCATGCTTATCCCATCAGCTTTGAGTCAAAGACCTGGTAATAGCTCAAAGCCCAAGGGAGTGTCTCAGTTTGCTCAAATCGCTGTCATATCTCTGATAGTTCTGAATATTTATTCTCTTTATAACTACTACTTTAATGATGATTATCAGAAAGATGACTACCGCTCTGCGATCCAATACATTATAAAAAATCGTTCATCTTCGACAAAATCCGTAGTTTTATTTGGTAATCTCAGATTATTTAGATACTATGGTGACACTCTAACTGTGAATGCACAGAATTTAGGGAATCAGTTAAGGAAGGGGATTACTGATGAAAATTTTGCAGAAAAAATTGAAAATTTAACAAATCGTGCGGATACAGTTTTGATGGTAG from Nostoc commune NIES-4072 includes:
- a CDS encoding ribose-phosphate pyrophosphokinase, with the protein product MNAHRGSAVLSSATFKVQPSATGLSDNHRLRLFSGSANIQLSQEVARYVGMDLGPMIRKRFADGELYVQIQESIRGCDVYLIQPCCQPVNDHFMELLIMVDACRRASARQVTAVIPYYGYARADRKTAGRESITAKLVANLITEAGANRVLAMDLHSAQIQGYFDIPFDHVYGSPVLLDYLASKELPDLVVVSPDVGGVARARAFAKKLNDAPLAIIDKRRHAHNVAEVLNIIGDVKGKTAVLVDDMIDTGGTIAEGARLLREEGARQVYACATHAVFSPPAMERLSSGLFEEVIVTNTIPIPENNRFPQLVVLSVANLLGETIWRIHEDTSVSSMFR
- a CDS encoding decaprenyl-phosphate phosphoribosyltransferase yields the protein MDSRRNSVAEKSLTSSKKSAHYLAAMRPRQWTKNLVVFAAPLFAFSINLQSILGSLLAFVLFCCASSGFYLINDIADVESDRQHPVKCKRPIAAGLVSTRVASGMALVLLGSALIFGWLRSPQLGAAITAYAVLQIAYNLRLKRMVILDVGAIATGFVLRAYAGAAATGIVLSSWFLICTAMLALFLGIEKRKAELRLAQIKGNKPRSVLKYYSLPLLARMENVVTTCTVITYTLWSAGPYLHGARTSWMLLTLPFVLYGIFRYQLLSDPQEITSYSDDTIEHGGRSERPEEVLLKDLPILLTVIGWVITCFVILLLKHQGLIE
- a CDS encoding YqeG family HAD IIIA-type phosphatase, with product MKNFKAFLMKWRKLAFKEKRHNLPRHVHTLAQIEIDNLKNCGIKGIILDLDNTIISEDDRYLSPYAEDWITQAKFAGLQFFILSNGKRRYRVKYWSHRLNIPALSPAKKPFRPAFRHAITYMRLPAKHVLVIGDSLHTDFVGSLLCGCRFMQVASLPHPPRWWEKLAGKWVQIPYPSGGELWDFDGITGYESFL
- a CDS encoding SMR family transporter, with the translated sequence MNNQIVFSLLILITVGLNTLAQNLLKLGAGQNPLNIYLLGGICTYGLSTIFYVVVLGKLNLSVAYPVVIGLTIIFTMLTGAVILREKILFLQWLGAGLMLSGIGAIALGKQ
- a CDS encoding glycosyltransferase family 39 protein, whose amino-acid sequence is MIKILNQKWSRYYLFVLIVIILSVFLRFFLLSKQSLWFDEGLTLSLSDGSTLQETITKVRTVKNSDRFQPLYFIVLFFWRQMFGESEFALRSLSAILGIGSTIAIYFTALRIYGKKHALWSLVIITFSSFCVYYSQEARIYALAIFLASLQLYFLSTVLTENKDNPSQSISIWLFSIFTAIGIFSNINFLFSTIALCLSHIAIYRNFRQWLQWWVPAAFLSLPPVLYYLTLPGATDPESIEVSRLGFPIIQNIVFVLYGILVGTTYGPSTEQLRGDNKVQIVLHYWPHIVLLVIVGIAIFLALIKVLLRHKKNNRDQHPDYFFASVIVMAFLLGLLLAIVTKFNWVPRHSYFLWFPLAMLIPSALSQRPGNSSKPKGVSQFAQIAVISLIVLNIYSLYNYYFNDDYQKDDYRSAIQYIIKNRSSSTKSVVLFGNLRLFRYYGDTLTVNAQNLGNQLRKGITDENFAEKIENLTNRADTVLMVVNREHLFPKGLIEKEMSDLYNLDSQVNFAYFKISRFIKK